ATCCGGCGGCGCAGCTCGTCCTGGGCCAGCGGCCCGGAGTGGACGACCTTCCCGGTCGAGTCGAGCAGGACGTACTGCTCCTGGCCGGTGATCCCGAACCGGCGCCACACCGCGCCGTCGTCGTCGGCGAGGTGGGGGAACCCGGCGATGCCGGTGTCCTTGGCGAAGCGGCGCATCGCCTCGGCGCCGCTGCCCAGCCCCGCCACACCGAGCACGGTGACCCGGGCGGCGTTGTCCCGCTGCACGGCGGCCACGTCGTCGGCGACCCCCCGGCAGCGGGTGCACCACGCCGCCCAGAACCACAGCACCGCCGGCCTGCCGGCGAGGCTGCTCCCGGCGAAGGGCCGGTCGTCGATGGTGCGCGCGGTGAAGTCCAGGGTGGCCGGTGTGGCCGGGCGGGCGGCGTCGCCGGAGGCGCCCGGCGTGACGCTCACCGGGGCGGCGGCGGTCGTGCCCGGCGTGGCGGTGGCGGTGTCCGGCGTGGCGGCGGGGGTGGCCGGCTCGGCGCCGCCGCAGGCGGTGAGGCCCAGGACGGCCACGGTCAGGACGGTCGGGAGGATTCGGCGGGTGACGGCGGGCATGTCCGGATGCTAGCCGGCACGGTGGCCGTCGAGCCCTTACCGCTCGCTTACGCCCGCGTCCGTTCCCTCGCGCCCGGCATCGGCCCGTTGCGGTCGGCGCCCGTGCGGTGCGGTCCCCGCCTGCGGGCCGCCGTCCGTGCCCGCCTGCGGGTCGTTCGGTCCGCGCCCGCCTGCGGGCCGCCGTCCGTCTCCCCCTGCGCCCGCCCGTCATACCCCGGCGACGGTGTTCCCCGGTGGTGGTCAGGCCGGGCGGGCGCCGACCGCGTCGCGGATCTCCGCGCCCTGGGTCTCCTCGTGGCGGGCGCAGTGCGCACAGCAGAAGAACCGGCCGGCGACCTCCACCCCGTGACCGAGGATCTTGACGTCGCAGTGTTCGCAGATCGGCGCCAGCTTGTGCGCCGCGCACTCGAAGCAGTCGAAGGTGTGCACGTCGCCGCTGACCGTACGCACCTCGAACGCCATCCAGTAGTCGTTGCCGCAGACCTCGCAGGTAGCCACCCTCGAAACCCCCAAATCAGGACATGTGCCTCCAGGGTGCGCCAGGTTCGGGCGGCCGGGGGCGAAATGCCGTGAGTCGATCGGGTCGGGCGGCGTTTCGCCCCCGGCGCGTCGTGCGTTGGTCCCGGTGTACGCCTCGACCCCGGAGGACCTCGTGATCAAGCGGAACAAGCTCTTCGGCAACCAGACCCGGGTCACCTTCTGCCTGCCCCGGGACACCCCGCCCGGCACCGTCAGCGTGGTCGGCAGCTTCAACGACTGGGAGCCCGGCCGGCACGAGCTCGTCGCCCGCCGCGACGGCACCCGGACGGTGACCGTCCGGCTCGCCCCGGGCCGCCACCGGTTCCGCTACCTGGCCACCGGCGGCGTCTGGCTCGACGACGACTCGGCCGACCAGGTCGACGACAAGGGCAGCCTGCTGGTGCTCTGACCGCACCCGGGCCGGGTCAGCCCTGCTTCGGCTCCAGCCGGATCGACAGCGAGTTCACGCAGTGCCGGGTGTCCTTCGGGGTGAAGCCCTCGCCCTCGAAGACGTGCCCCAGGTGGCTGTCGCAGCGCGCGCAGCGGATCTCGACACGCGTCATGCCGAGGGTGTGGTCGGGGATCTCCTTGACCGCGCCCGGGACGGCGTCGTCGAAGCTCGGCCAGCCGCAGTGCGAGTCGAACTTGTCGTCGCTGCGGAACAGCTCCGCCCCGCACGCCCGGCAGTGGTAGACGCCGGGGGTCTTGGTGTCCACGTACTCGCCGGTCCACGGCCGCTCGGTGCCGGCCTCCCGCAGCACCCGGAACTCCTCGGGGGTCAGCCGGACCCGCCACTCGTCCTCGGTGCGGGGCAGTTCGTTCTCGTCGAGACTCACCCGTCAACGGTACGCCGGACGTCGGAGGTGTCGCATAGGGTCGCGGGATGGGTGGCACCACGAAGGCGACGGTGACCGAGATCGAGGTGGCCGGGCACACCGTCCGGCTCAGCAGCCCGGACCGGCTCATCTTCCCGCAGCGCGGCTTCACCAAGGCCGACGTCTTCCACTACTACCTGGCGGTGGGCGACGGCATCGTGCGCGCCCTGCGCGACCGTCCCACCACGCTCCAGCGCTTCCCCGAGGGCGTGGAGGGGGAGGCGTTCTACCAGAAGCGGGTGCCCACCCGGGGCGTGCCGCCGTGGGTGCGTACCGCGCGGATCAGCTTCCCCAGCGGGCGCAGCGCCGACGAGCTGTGCCCCGCCGACCTCGCCCACGTCGCCTGGGCCGCCCAGATGGGCACCATCGTGTTCCACCCGTGGCCGGTGCGCGCCGCCGACGTCGACCGCCCCGACGAGCTGCGCATCGACCTCGACCCGCAGCCCGGCACCGACTTCGCCGACGCGGTGGCCGCCGCCGGTGAGGTCCGGGCGCTGCTGGCCGAGCTGGGCGCGGTCGGCTGGCCGAAGACCTCCGGCGGTCGGGGTGTGCACGTCTACCTGCGTATCCCGCCGCGCTGGACGTTCACCGAGGTGCGCCGGGCCACCATCGCGCTGGCCCGCGAGCTGGAACGCCGTCGCCCCGACCTGATCACCACCGCCTGGTGGAAGGAGGAGCGCGGGGCCCGGGTCTTCGTCGACTACAACCAGATGGCCCGGGACCGGACGATCGCCTGCGCGTACTCGCTGCGCGCCAACGCCCGGGCCACCGTCTCCACCCCGGTCGAGTGGGACGAGCTGCCCGACGTCGACCCGGACGACTTCGACCTGCGTACCGTGCCGGCGCGGCTGGCCGAGCGGGGTGACCCGCACGCCGGAATCGACGACACCCCGTACGACATCACCACGCTGCTGGAGTGGGCCGACCGGGACGCCACCGGCGGGCAGGGCGATCTGCCGTACCCGCCGGACCACCCGAAGATGCCGGGCGAGCCGAAGCGGGTCCAGCCCTCCCGGGACCGCGACCGCCCGCGCTGACCGGCCCAACGAACCCGGCCCGGCGGACCCCATCGGCCGGCCCACCGGCGTCGGCTCAGCGGCCCTCGGCCATCGCCTCCACCGCCTCCTTGGCGGTCCTGAGGTCCGCACCGGTCGCCTCCCGGTACGCCTTGATCGCCTGGATCTTCTCGCCCCGGGCCAGGTGCGCGCGGACCCCCGGCAGGGCGGGCCCCGGGTCCACCACGCCGAGATGCCGCATCACCAGGTCGAGGCGGCGTTCGATCTCGGCCAGCCGCAGGGCGGTGGCGTCCCGGCGACCGGGCCGGGCCGTCTGCGCGAGGAGCAGCGTCAGCGCGAGCACGAGCAGGATGGCGAGGGTGGATTCCATCAGCCGATCGAAGCAGACCGGTGCCAGGCACACTTGCCCGCATGACCGACCCGAGTGTGATCCGGCGGCTGATCGGCGTCTACCACGCCGACGGCGGCCTGCGCGGCGAGCTGGCCTACGTCGTCGGCAAGGTGCGCGGGACCGCCTCCTGCGCGCTGTGCGACATCACCCACGGCGCGTTCGGCCGCCGTCGCCAGTGGCGCGACCTCCTGCCCGAGCTGGGCGTCCCGGTCGAGCTGGTGCACCTCAACGAGCGCTCCGCACCGGTCCGGGCGGCCAGCGAGGGGCGTACCCCGTGCGTGCTGGCGGTGACCGACGGCGGGCACCTGCCCCTGCTCGGTCCGGACGAGCTGACCGGCCTCGACGGCGACGTGGCCCGGTTCGCCGAGGCGCTGCGCGCGGCGGCCGGGCGGGCCGGCCTGCGGTGGGAGAGCGCCGACTGATAACGATCACGTAAAGGGCGCGAACCTTTTCCGGCCCCACCCGCTCTGTCTGGTCGTCGGCCCGACGGGGGCGGAGGGGGAGGCGTCGGATGATGCTGGTGTGGAGGCGGGCCCGCGAGGCGCGGGGTCTGCTGCTGGCGGCGGCGGCCGCGGCGTTGGTCGCGGTCGCCCTGGTCACCGGGCTCTCCGACTACAGCCGCCGCGCGGTCGACGCCGGCCAGCGGGCCATGCTCGCCGCCGCGCCGGCCGCCGAACGCAGCCTGCTGATCAGTGGCTCCGGCGGCCGGGACGCGGCCGAGGCCGCCGCCCGCGACCGGACGGTGCGGGACCGGTTCGCCCACGGCCTGGGCGGCGCGTCGGTCACCGTGTCCGCCGCCCGGCACGGCACCGGTCGGGAACTCACCGGTGACCTCGGCGGCGCGCGGGTCGACGACGACCCGGTCTTCGCCGACCTGGCCACCCTCGACGACCTGCCCGCCCGCGCCGACCTCGTCACCGGGGCCTGGCCCACCGCCGGGGCGCCGCAGACCCAGGTCGCCGTGCCGGAGCGGGTGGCGGGCGCGCTGCGGCTGACCGCCGGCAGCCGGGTGCCGATGACCGACCGCAGCACCGGCCGGGCCGCCGACGTGGTGGTCGCCGGGGTGTTCCGCCCCCGCGACCCGGCCGCCGCCTACTGGCAGCTCGCGCCGGGGGCGGTCGGCACCGCCGAGAGCGACGGCGGCTCGTACGGGCCGTTCGTCCTCGACCCGGCGGACTTCGTCCGCACCTTCCCCGGCTCCACCTCGATCTCCTGGGTGGTCGAGCCGGACCTCGCCGGCGTCGCGCCGAGCCGGCTGCCCGACGTCGGGCAGGCGGTGGCCGTCGCCCTGCGCGACGTGCCGGAGGAGGCGGGCCTCGGCTCGTCGGCGCAGAGCGTCAGCGGGCTGGACCGGCTGATCGACCGGCTCGGCCGGGCCGACCTGGTGGGGCGCTCGGCGCTGCTCACCCCGCTGCTGCTGATCGTGGTGCTCGGCGGGTACGCGCTGGTGCTCGTCGCCGCGCTGCTCAACGAGGACCGCCGGGGCCAGACCGCGCTGCTGCGGGCCCGGGGGGCCGCGCGCGGCCAGCTCGCCGGGCTGGCCGTCCGGGAGGCGACCCTGGTGGTGCTGCCGGCGGCGCTGCTCGCGCCCCCGCTGGCCGGGCTGGTGCTGCGCCGCGTCGGCGGCGCGGACGGGCTGACCGACCTGCGGCTGGGCGGCGGTGGCGCCGGCGCCGTCTGGACGGTGGCGCTCGCCGCGGCGGTCGGCTGCCTGCTCGCCATGGTGCTGCCGGCGCTGCGCCGGGCCGGCAGCTACGTCGCCGACATGGCCGCCCGCTCCCGCCCCACCCGGGCCGCCACCGTGCAGCGCGCCGGCGCGGACCTGGCCCTGGTGCTGCTCGCCCTGCTCGCCTGGACGCAGCTGCGGCAGTACTCGTCGCCGCTGGCCGGCGCGGGCGGGCGGCTCGGCATCGACCCGCTGCTCGCCGTCGCCCCGACCCTGGGGGTCCTGGCCGGGGCGGTGCTGGCGCTGCGGCTGCTGCCGCCGGTCACCCGGGTCGCCGAGCGGTTCGTCGACCGCCGGCCGTGGACGGCCACCATGCTCGGCATGTGGCAGGCCGGCCGCCGCCCGCACGCCGGACCGGTGCTGCTGCTCGCCCTCGCCGTCGGCGCCAGCACCCTGGCCTGGACGCTGGTCAGCACCTGGGAGCGGTCGCAGACCGACCAGGCCGACCACCGCGTCGGCGCCGACCTGCGGGTGGTCGAACGCGGTGGCGCCGCCCCGGTGGACCGCGCCGCCTCTCTGGCCGGCACGCCGGGGGTACGGCAGGTGCTGCCGGGCTGGCGCGACGAGATCCGGCTGGGCCGCACCAGCCTGCCGACCACGGTGCTGGCCCTGGACACGGCCGCCGCCGGTGACGTGGCCCGGATCGCCGACCGGCTGGGCGACCGGCCGCCGCGCGAGCTGCTCGACCGGATGGCGCGCGAGCGCGACGAGGCCGCCGGGGTCGCGCTGCCGGCCGACGCGCGGCGGCTCACCGGCACCGTCCGCACCCCGGTACGCGAGCCGGTCGTGCCGCAGTCCATCGAGGTGACGGTGCTGCTCACCCGCGCCGACGGGCTGGCCCTGCGGCTGCCGCTGGCCACCACGAACTCCGCCGACGACCGGGCCGCGCCGTTCGCCCTCGACCTGCCCGCCGGGCCGCCGTGGCGGGTGGCCGGCTTCCAGGCCGACGCCGGTGACGCCGCCGCCCGCGGGTACGGCCTCCAGGTCGACGGCCTGCGCGTCGAGGACGCCGCCGGGACCGCCCGAGCGGTGGAGCTGACCGGCGACTGGTCCCTGGTGGACGCCCTGCGCGACAAGCCGGTCCGGACGACCGGGGTCTCCGCGGCCGGGGTGGACGTGGACTACCCGGTCGTGCTGACCGAGGGCGGACGCTTCGCCAGCCAGCCGACGATCCGTTACGCGGTCGTCCCGGCCGGCGAGAGCGCCCCGGTGCCGGCGCTGGTCACCCCGCAGGTGCTGGCCGCCCTCGACGCCCGCCCCGGCGACGTGGTGCCGCTCGCCCTGTCCGGCGCGTCGGTGCCGGTGCGGGTGGTCGGCGAGCTGAGCGCGGTGCCGGGCGCCGGGGACACCGGGGGAGCGATGCTGATCGACCTGCCCGCCGCGACCCAGTGGCTGGTCCGGCAGCGGGCCACCGTCCGGCCGGTGCCGGAGTGGTGGCTGCGCGTCGACCCGGGTGGGCACGCCGCCGCCGCGGCGGCGCTGCGGGACCTGCCCGACGTGACCGTCCTCGACCGGCGGGAGGCCGCCGAGGCGGCGGCCGGTGACCCGTACTGGCGGGGGGCCCGGACCGGGCTGCTCGCCGCCGCGCTCGGGTCGGTGCTGCTCGCCCTGGTCGGTCTCGCCGTGGACGTCTGGGCCACCGGGCGACGCCGGATGGCCGAGCTGGCGGTGCTGCACACCCTGGGCGCCGGGCCCCCCGTGCTGGCCCGGGCGCTGCTCGCCGAACAGACCTTCCTGGCCGGCATCGGCGTGACCGTCGGCCTGCTGGTCGGCGCGGGCGTCGGCGCCACCATGGCCCCGCTGGTGATCCTCACCCCCGGCGCGGGGCGGCCCGTGCCGGAGGCCGCGTTCACCGTGCCGTGGACGCCGATCGGCCTCACCGCGCTGGGGCTGCTGGTGGCCGCCCTCGCCTTCAGCGCGGTGCTCACCACCGGCCTGCGGCAGCGCGTCGCGGCGGTCCAGCTCCGGATCGGGGGAGAACGATGAGCGTCCTGGCGGTGGCGCGCAGGGTCCGCGCGTACGGGGGCCACTTCCTGCTGCTGATGGTGCTGACGCTGGTGACGGCGGTGCTGGTCACCGGGGTGCCCCGGCTGGCCGAGCGGCTGGCCGGCCAGGGACTGCGCGAGCAGCTGGCCGAGGTGCCGGGCCAGGGGCGGGACCTGCTCTACCGGCGGACGCCGGAGATCCAGCCGCCCGGCACCGCGGGCTGGACCGCCGCGCACCGGGGCCCGCTCGACGACCTGGCCGCCGGCATGCCCCCGGTGGTGCGCGACGTGATCGGCGAGCGGTGGTACGCGGCCGACACCGGCTTCGCCCGGCTGAAGGGCCCGGAACTCACCCGCGACAAGGGCCTGTTCGACCTGGCCCTGCGCACCACGACCGGGCTGGCGGAGGCGGCCACCCTGGTCGAGGGGCGCTGGGCGGGGCAGGGGACCCGCCGGGAGGCGGCGGTGGAGATCGCGCTCGCCGAGCCGGTGGCCCGCGCCCTCGGCGTCCGCGCCGGCAGCCGGCTGCGGGCGGCCCTGTACCGGCCGGACGGCAGCGAGTACGGCGCCGCCCCCGTGGTGGTGGTCGGTGTGTTCCGTCCCCGCGACCCGGCCGACGGCGTCTGGGACGGGTTGCCGTCCGCGCTGCGGCTGACCCCGCCGGTCGGTGACGGGCAGCCGTTCCAGCTCGTCGGGCTGACCGACGCGGTCGGCCTGGACGACCGGGCGGCGGACGGCTGGGCCGCCGGGGTCAGCTACCGGTACCGGGTCGACCCCGACCGGCTCGCCCCGGGGCGGCTCGACGCGCTGATCGCCGGCCTGTCCCAGGTGGACCGCGAGCGACCGGCCGAGCTGCACTTCTCCCAGGGCGTCGACATCCCGCTGCGGCAGTACGCGGACGCGCTCGCCGCCGCCCGGACCCTGCTCACCGTCATCGCCACCGGGGTGCTCGCCACCCTCGCCGGGCTGACCGCGCTGGCGGCCGGGCTGGCGGTGCGCCGCCGCCGCGACGAGTACGTCCTGCTGCGCGCCCGGGGCGGTTCGGCGTTCGGGGTGGTGCGGCGGGGCCTGGCCGAGTCGGCACTGGTGGTGCCGGCCGCCGCCGGGGTGGGCTGGCTGCTCGGTGGTCTCCTCCCGACCGACCCGCTGGCCGGCGGCACGCCCGGCGCGGCGCTCCGGCTGGCCCTGGCCGCCGCGCTGCTGGCCACCGTGGCGCTGCCGGTGGCGGTGCTGGCCGCCCAGCGCGGCGGCGTGGGCGGGCGTCGCGACCTGCTCCGGCTGCGGGGCGGGGCGGGCCGGCTGACCGTCGAGGTCACCCTGGTCGGGCTGGCCGCGCTCGCCGCGTTCCTGCTGCGCCGGCGGGGCCTGACGCTCGGCGGACAGGTGGATCCGCTGCTGGTGTCGGTGCCGGTGCTGCTGGCGGTCGCCGCCGCGCTGCTGGCGCTGCGCGCGTACCCGTGGCCGTTGCGGCTGGCCAGCCGGCTGGCCGCCCGGGCGCGCGGGGCGGTGGCCTTCCTCGGCACCGCCCGCGCCGGCCGGGCCGGGGTGGCCGCGCCGTTGGTGGTGGTGGTGCTGGCGATCGCGACGGCGGCGTTCTGCGGGGTGGTGGCCGTCGGCATCTCCGACGGCCGGGACCGGGCGGTCACCCGGACGGTGCCGGCCGACGCGCTGGTCGCCGGTGACCGGTTCGCCCCGGACACCGCGGCGGCGCTGGCCGGGCTGCCCGGGGTCCGGGCGGTCACCCCGGTGCTCGCCCAGCCGGGCCAGCGGCTGTACGCCGACGCCGACGGCCGCCCCGCCGGGGCGGGGGAGGCGTACGTGCTGCTGGTGGAGCCGGCCGGCTTCGCGGACGTGGCCCGCCGGTCGGGGCTCGACGTGGCGGTGCCGGGGACGCTGCGCGGCGACCGGGCGAGTGCGCTGCCGGCGCTGGTGTCGCCGGACTTCGCCGCCGCGCTGGCCGAGGCGGAACTCGCCGACCGGGCCGGCCGGCGTCCCGGCTGGGTCGACGTGCAGGGCAACAAGCTGCCGTTCCGCCTCGCCGGCACGACCGCACGGTTCCCGCTGGTGCCGGCGGAGATCACCCGGTTCGTGGTGCTGCCCTGGCCGGACCTGCCCGCCGACGGGCCGTACCCGCTCGCCCCGACCGGTTTCCTGCTCGCCGCCGGTGACCGCCCGGTCGACCCGGCCGCCCTGGCCCGGGTCGCCGAGGAGGGCCAGACCCGCTACCAGACCGACGGGACGGTGACCGGCGGCAAGCGCCCGCTGCCGCCGCGGGTGACGACGTGGGCGGCGGAGCGGGAACGGCTCGGCGGCAGCGGCGTCAACGGGCTGCTCGTCTTCGGCTTCGCCGTGGGCGCGGCCGGAGGCGCCCTGCTCGGGCTGCTCGCCCTGGCGTTCGCCGTGCTGGCCGGGGCCCGGGGCCGCGGTCAGGTGCTGTCCCGGCTGCGCACCATGGGGCTGTCCCGCCGGCAGTGGCAGGGCCTGCTGCTGATCGAGCTGGCCCCGCTGGTGGTGGTCTCGGTGCTGACCGGGGCGGTGGTCGGCGCCCTGCTGCCGGTGCTGCTCAATCCGGTGCTGGGGCTGTCCGCGTTCACCGGCGGGGTGCCGGTGACCGTCCGCTTCGAACCCGGCCTGGTCGCCGGGGTGCTCGGGCTGGCCGTGCTGGCCCTGGCCTTCGCCGTCGCGGTGGAGGCCGTGAACAACCGTCGGCTGCGCCTCGGCGAGGTGCTCCGGCTCGGAGAGGAGAGCTGAGATGACCGCTACCGCCGAGAGCACCGCCGTACCGGACCTGGCCGAGTTGCAGCGGCGGGCCGCGCACCGCGCGGCCGAGCGGGCCGGCGGGCGGGACCGCCTGCGCGGGCACATCGTCTGCGACGGGCTGGTCCGCATCTTCAAGACCGAGGGCGTCGAGGTGGTCGCCCTGCAGGGGCTGGACCTGGTCATCGACCGGGGTGAGCTGGTGGCGATCGTCGGCGCGTCCGGCTCGGGCAAGTCGACGCTGCTCAACATCCTCTCCGGGCTGGACACCCCGACCGCCGGGATCGCCCGGGTCGCCGACTACGACCTGCTCGCGCTGTCGAACCGGCGGCGGTTGAGCTACCGGCGGGACGTGGTCGGCTTCGTCTGGCAGCAGACCGGCCGGAACCTGCTGCCGTACCTGACCGCGCGGGAGAACGTCGAGCTGCCGATGCGGCTGGCCGGGCGTTCCGGGGGCCGACGGGCCCGGCGGGCGCGGGCGCAGGAGCTGCTGGAGCTGGTGGGCGTCGGCCACTGCGCCGACCGCCGGCCGGGCCAGCTCAGCGGCGGCGAGCAGCAGCGCTGCGCGGTCGCCGTGGCGGTGGCGAACGACCCGGAGGTGCTCTTCGCCGACGAGCCGACCGGCGAGCTGGACGAGGCCACCGGCGCGGAGGTCTTCGCGGCGCTGCGCACCATCAACGCCGAGCTGGGCGTGACGATCGTGGTGGTCACCCACGACCAGGCCGTGGCCACCCAGGTCCGCCGGACCGTCGCGATCCGCGACGGCCGGACCTCCTCCGAGGTACGCCGCACGGCACGGGTCACCGCCGACGGCAGCACCGAGCTGGTCAGCGAGGAGTACGCCGTGCTGGACCGCTCCGGCCGGATGCAGCTGCCGGCGCCCTTCGTGGACGCCCTGTCGCTGCGTGACCGGGTCCGCCTGAACCTCGAACCGGACCACGTCCAGGTCCGTCCCGGCGACGTGGCCGCCGGCACCGAACGGAGTGACGCATGAGCGAGCAGGTTTCCACCCTCGGGGTCGGCGACGCGGTCGCCGACGAGGTCGTCCGGGTCGAGGGGGTGAGCCGGACCTTCGGCCGGGGAGCACACGCCGTGCACGCCGTGCGGGACGTCTCGTTCCGGGCCGGGCGGAGCGAGCTGGTGGCGGTGCGGGGCCGCTCGGGCGCCGGCAAGACCACCCTGCTCAACCTGGTCGGCGGGCTGGACCGGCCGGACAGCGGCCGGGTGCACGTGGCCGGGCACGACGTGACCGCCGCCGGGGAGGCGGAGCTGCTGCGGCTGCGCCGGGGCACGGTCGGGTTCGTGTTCCAGACCTTCGGGCTGGTGCCGATCCTCTCCGCGGCGGAGAACGTGGGGGTGCCGCTGCGGCTGGCCCGGGTGCCGGCGGCGCAGCGGGAGGAGCGGGTGGCGGTGCTGCTGGAGTTGGTGGGGCTGGGTGGGCACGCGGCGCAGCGGCCGTACGAGCTGTCCGGTGGGCAGCAGCAGCGGGTGGCGGTGGCCCGGGCGCTGGCCAACGAGCCGGACCTGCTGATCGCCGACGAGCCGACCGGCCAGCTCGACTCGGAGACCGGCCGGTCGATCATGGACCTGCTGCGCGCCGTGGTGCACGCCCGGGGGATGACCGCGCTGGTCGCCACGCACGATCCCGCCCTGATCGAGCTGGCCGACCGCACCCTCACCCTGCGCGACGGCCACCTCGTCGACGACTGACGTCCGTCAGAGCGGGAGCTTCATGCCCTCGTGGCTGGCGACGAAGCCCAGGGTGCGGTAGAAGCGGTGGGCGTCGTCACGGGACTTGTCGGTGGTGAGCTGCACGAGCGCGCAGCCCCGCTGCCGGGCCTGGTCGATCGCCCACCGCATCATCAGCCGGCCCAGCCCCTGCCCGCGCAGGTCGGAGCGGACCCGCACCGACTCGATCAGGGCCCGCTCGGCGCCGTGCCGGCCCAGCCCCGGGATGTAGGTGAGCTGCATGCAGCCGACCACCTCGCCGCCCCGGTCGGCGACGACCTGCTGGTTGCGCGGGTCGGCGGTGATGTCGGCGAACGCCCGCTCGTACGCCTCGTCCACCTCGGCGACGTCCCGGGCCTTGCCGAGCACATCGTCGGCGAGCAGGGCGACGAGGGTGGGCAGGTCCGCCCGGACCGCCTCCCGGAAGATCACGTCGGTCATGGCCGCAGCCTGCCACAACGACACCGACCGATGTGCGCGCCGGGGTTGCCCGCAGCGGGCAGCATGGTGCGGCATGGAGCTCCTGCTGTTGCCGTTCCGCTGGGTCTACCGCGGGTTGGTCTGGTTCGCGAACTCGCCGGGCACCCTGATCGCCTCGTACCTGCTGATGATCGTGGTGGCGGGCGTGATCTACGGCCAGGTGGAGAACCGCAGCGCCGCCGACGCGGTCTGGTGGGCGGTGGTCACCGCGTCCACCGTCGGCTACGGCGACATCTCCCCGACCACCTGGCAGGGGCGTACCCTCGCCGCGCTGCTCATCTCCACCATGGTGCTGCTGGTCATCCCCCTGATCACCGCGCACTTCGCCAGCCGGCTCATCGTCGACGACGACGCGTTCGAGCACGACGAGCAGGAGGAGCTCAAGCGCGACGTGCGCCGGATGCGGGCGCTGCTGGAGGAGTTGGCCGCCCGGCAGGGCATCGAGCTGCCGAACTCGAACCGCTGCGGCCCGCCGAGCCGATCAGGCCGGTCTGGGAGCGGTCCAGGAGGCGGCGCCCACCGCAGTGGTGACCCTCGTCAACCCCGCTCCAGCCCGGTCCGCAGCGCCCACCACCGGCGGACGCTCTGCGGTGCGAGCGATCCGCACCGCGCCCGTCGGGCACCGGTCCGCCGGCCCGGCCATCCTGCCCCGGTCAGCGGGCCGGGCAACGCAGCCCTTCCCGGGGCACCGTCAGCGAGATCAGGTACGCGTCCACCGCGTCGGTGACGCAGGCCGTCTGCGGGTAGGCGGTGTGCCCCTCGCCCTCCCAGGTCAGCACCCGGCCCACCCCCAGCATGGCGGCCAGCTTCGCGGTCTGCTCGTACGGGGTGGCCGGGTCGCCGGTGGTGCCGACCACCACGATCGGCGGGGCGCCCTCGGCCCGGCCGGTCGGGTACGGGTCCCGCCCGCCCGGCCACTCCACGCAGCCGAGCATCCCCACCGCCAGGGACGGGCCGAAGAGCGGGTACCTGTCCCGCCACTGCGACTGGAGTTCCCGGATCCGGGCGATGCTCGGCTTCTCCGTCTCGTCGGCGCAGTTGACGGCGAGGTTGGCGTCGAACAGGTTGGAGTAGTTGCCCGCCTCGTCCCGGCCCGCGTACGCGTCGGCCAGGTCGAACACCCCGCTCGGGTCGCCGCCCTCCAGCTCGTCCACCGCCCGGGCCAGCTCCTCCCAGCCCGACTCGGTGTACAGCGACGAGATGACCGCGTAGAAGACCCAGCCCGAGGTGGCCTCCCGCCCGTCGGCGGCACGTACCGGGGAGACCCGCGCCTTGTCGATCGCCGTGGTCACCGCGGCCCGGGCGTCCGGGGCGATCGGGCAGCGCCCGGCGTTGGCCGCGCACCACCGGGTGAAGTTGCCGAACGCCCGCTCGAAGCCCTTGGCCTGGCTCTCCGAGCCGGCGATCAGCTGCTGGCGCGGGTCGACCGCACCGTCGAGCACCATGGCCCGCACGTTGCGCGGGTAGAGCTGGGCGTACGTGGCGCCGAGCAGGGTGCCGTAGGAGTAGCCGAGGTAGGTCAGCTTCTCGTCGCCCACCGCCGCGCGCACCGCGTCCACGTCCCGGGCGGCCTGCTCCGTGCCGTAGAGGGGGAGCTGGTCGCCGTACTTGTCGCCGCAGCCGCGCCCGACCCGCTGGTTGAGCGTGCGGTAGGCGTCGAACGACTCCTGGCTGCGCGGGTCGGGGTCGGCACCGAAACTGGCGTCCA
This genomic interval from Micromonospora coxensis contains the following:
- a CDS encoding redoxin domain-containing protein, with translation MPAVTRRILPTVLTVAVLGLTACGGAEPATPAATPDTATATPGTTAAAPVSVTPGASGDAARPATPATLDFTARTIDDRPFAGSSLAGRPAVLWFWAAWCTRCRGVADDVAAVQRDNAARVTVLGVAGLGSGAEAMRRFAKDTGIAGFPHLADDDGAVWRRFGITGQEQYVLLDSTGKVVHSGPLAQDELRRRIAELT
- a CDS encoding Prokaryotic metallothionein, encoding MATCEVCGNDYWMAFEVRTVSGDVHTFDCFECAAHKLAPICEHCDVKILGHGVEVAGRFFCCAHCARHEETQGAEIRDAVGARPA
- a CDS encoding isoamylase early set domain-containing protein; amino-acid sequence: MIKRNKLFGNQTRVTFCLPRDTPPGTVSVVGSFNDWEPGRHELVARRDGTRTVTVRLAPGRHRFRYLATGGVWLDDDSADQVDDKGSLLVL
- the msrB gene encoding peptide-methionine (R)-S-oxide reductase MsrB; its protein translation is MSLDENELPRTEDEWRVRLTPEEFRVLREAGTERPWTGEYVDTKTPGVYHCRACGAELFRSDDKFDSHCGWPSFDDAVPGAVKEIPDHTLGMTRVEIRCARCDSHLGHVFEGEGFTPKDTRHCVNSLSIRLEPKQG
- the ligD gene encoding non-homologous end-joining DNA ligase; protein product: MGGTTKATVTEIEVAGHTVRLSSPDRLIFPQRGFTKADVFHYYLAVGDGIVRALRDRPTTLQRFPEGVEGEAFYQKRVPTRGVPPWVRTARISFPSGRSADELCPADLAHVAWAAQMGTIVFHPWPVRAADVDRPDELRIDLDPQPGTDFADAVAAAGEVRALLAELGAVGWPKTSGGRGVHVYLRIPPRWTFTEVRRATIALARELERRRPDLITTAWWKEERGARVFVDYNQMARDRTIACAYSLRANARATVSTPVEWDELPDVDPDDFDLRTVPARLAERGDPHAGIDDTPYDITTLLEWADRDATGGQGDLPYPPDHPKMPGEPKRVQPSRDRDRPR
- a CDS encoding FtsX-like permease family protein, coding for MMLVWRRAREARGLLLAAAAAALVAVALVTGLSDYSRRAVDAGQRAMLAAAPAAERSLLISGSGGRDAAEAAARDRTVRDRFAHGLGGASVTVSAARHGTGRELTGDLGGARVDDDPVFADLATLDDLPARADLVTGAWPTAGAPQTQVAVPERVAGALRLTAGSRVPMTDRSTGRAADVVVAGVFRPRDPAAAYWQLAPGAVGTAESDGGSYGPFVLDPADFVRTFPGSTSISWVVEPDLAGVAPSRLPDVGQAVAVALRDVPEEAGLGSSAQSVSGLDRLIDRLGRADLVGRSALLTPLLLIVVLGGYALVLVAALLNEDRRGQTALLRARGAARGQLAGLAVREATLVVLPAALLAPPLAGLVLRRVGGADGLTDLRLGGGGAGAVWTVALAAAVGCLLAMVLPALRRAGSYVADMAARSRPTRAATVQRAGADLALVLLALLAWTQLRQYSSPLAGAGGRLGIDPLLAVAPTLGVLAGAVLALRLLPPVTRVAERFVDRRPWTATMLGMWQAGRRPHAGPVLLLALAVGASTLAWTLVSTWERSQTDQADHRVGADLRVVERGGAAPVDRAASLAGTPGVRQVLPGWRDEIRLGRTSLPTTVLALDTAAAGDVARIADRLGDRPPRELLDRMARERDEAAGVALPADARRLTGTVRTPVREPVVPQSIEVTVLLTRADGLALRLPLATTNSADDRAAPFALDLPAGPPWRVAGFQADAGDAAARGYGLQVDGLRVEDAAGTARAVELTGDWSLVDALRDKPVRTTGVSAAGVDVDYPVVLTEGGRFASQPTIRYAVVPAGESAPVPALVTPQVLAALDARPGDVVPLALSGASVPVRVVGELSAVPGAGDTGGAMLIDLPAATQWLVRQRATVRPVPEWWLRVDPGGHAAAAAALRDLPDVTVLDRREAAEAAAGDPYWRGARTGLLAAALGSVLLALVGLAVDVWATGRRRMAELAVLHTLGAGPPVLARALLAEQTFLAGIGVTVGLLVGAGVGATMAPLVILTPGAGRPVPEAAFTVPWTPIGLTALGLLVAALAFSAVLTTGLRQRVAAVQLRIGGER